The following coding sequences are from one Passer domesticus isolate bPasDom1 chromosome 11, bPasDom1.hap1, whole genome shotgun sequence window:
- the SAMD7 gene encoding sterile alpha motif domain-containing protein 7 produces the protein MTPREHMRKMSMLGEQGSLEEKHLYRLAGGMAAGELRQRQEMLMRNQLMAVNPQLMGPGQQRMQAIPAQFEPRLVDRDLLPSNEMMAAADPRQMHIASHLGPTVPQHPNMPNLLSNRVYPGPGYSFLQPESMEAVARRQELVQKQNIARMEMEMSAILQQKEMEKAHRKGLLGLEAPFLYHGMPASPIAFRGRHRLPEGHLANDLYVHRTTLDEIHGNSMLMASSPYPPVTTLQRERGRRPGRRAGNHKTAEGSANGTKNQADDKSTDSASAAMEDEKEDKKEVEVEAPNKHEQSKAQTEPAVVAKNCKEFEQGLRKNCATHEIPTETTSCSNTNEKEANSSCAAFEDKYLYPSAIPFSALPYGFPVPNNPLLPSGAHGLILNGEDVSSVEDIRKWTVDDVHNFIVSLPGCSDYAQIFKDHAIDGETLPLLTEEHLLDTMGLKLGPALKIRSQVSRRLGNVFYMMNVPLSVPLPPAPGKPSEQPSDMASPLHCNSSGDALDSPCSQDPETSQAVEQMASESRENPCDTAGSQAEFQMIAFQKS, from the exons ATGACTCCCCGGGAGCACATGAGGAAGATGTCCatgctgggggagcagggatCACTGGAGGAGAAGCACCTGTACCGGCTGGCAGGCGGCATGGCAGCAGGAG AACTGCGGCAGCGGCAGGAGATGCTGATGAGGAACCAGCTGATGGCAGTAAACCCGCAGCTGATGGGGCCGGGCCAGCAGAGGATGCAGGCGATCCCCGCCCAGTTTGAGCCGCGGCTGGTGGACAG aGATCTGCTACCTTCAAATGAAATGATGGCTGCAGCTGACCCCAGACAAATGCACATAGCATCCCACCTGGGACCCACAGTCCCACAgcaccccaacatgccaaaccTGCTGTCCAACCGTGTCTACCCAGGCCCAG GATACAGCTTTCTGCAACCAGAATCCATGGAAGCTGTGGCCAGAAGACAAGAACTGGTTCAAAAGCAAAATATTGCCAG AATGGAAATGGAGATGAGTGCTATTttgcagcagaaggaaatggAGAAAGCCCATCGGAAAGGACTCCTGGGCCTGGAAGCCCCTTTCCTTTACCACGGGATGCCAGCGAGTCCCATTGCTTTCCGTGGCAGGCACAGGCTCCCTGAAGGGCACCTTGCCAACGACCTGTATGTCCATCGAACCACCCTGGATGAGATCCATGGCAACAGCATGCTGATGGCAAGCAGCCCGTACCCGCCAGTCACCACCCTGCAGAGGGAGAGGGGGCGTCGCCCAGGGAGAAGAGCTGGAAATCACAAAACTGCCGAGGGCAGTGCCAACGGCACAAAGAACCAGGCAGATGACAAATCCACAGACTCCGCCTCAGCTGCAATGGAAGATGAGAAAGAAGACAAGAAGGAAGTAGAGGTGGAGGCACCAAACAAACACgagcagagcaaagcccagacTGAGCCAGCTGTAGTTGCCAAGAACTGCAAAGAGTTTGAACAAGGCTTGAGAAAAAACTGTGCTACTCATGAAATTCCTACTGAAACCACCAGCTGCAGCAACACAAATGAGAAGGAAGCcaacagctcctgtgctgcttttgAGGACAAGTACCTGTACCCTTCTGCAATCCCATTCTCAGCATTACCATATGGATTTCCAGTGCCCAACAACCCACTGCTACCTTCAG GAGCCCATGGACTGATCCTGAATGGAGAAGATGTTTCTTCTGTCGAAGACATTCGCAAGTGGACAGTGGATGATGTGCACAACTTCATTGTCAgcctcccaggctgctcagatTATGCCCAG ATATTTAAAGACCATGCAATTGATGGAGAAACCCTTCCACTGCTAACAGAGGAACATCTCCTGGATACAATGGGATTAAAACTCGGACCAGCATTAAAAATCCGCTCTCAG GTGTCCCGACGTCTGGGCAATGTGTTCTACATGATGAATGTCCCTCTGTCCGTGCccctgcctcctgctccagggaaaCCCTCAGAGCAGCCCTCTGACATGGCCTCCCCTCTGCACTGCAACAGCAGCGGTGACGCCCTGGAcagtccctgctcccaggacCCAGAAACTTCCCAAGCAGTGGAACAGATGGCTTCAGAAAGCAGGGAAAATCCATGTGACACAGCTGGATCCCAGGCTGAGTTCCAGATGATTGCTTTCCAGAAAAGTTGA